One window of the Pseudomonas knackmussii B13 genome contains the following:
- a CDS encoding 1,6-dihydroxycyclohexa-2,4-diene-1-carboxylate dehydrogenase translates to MNRFTHKVAIVTGAAQGIGRRVAERLVEEGARLVAVDRSDLVHELQDELGRRGEVLTLTADLERFAECERVVAEAVNRFGRLDILINNVGGTIWAKPFEHYAEHEIEAEVRRSLFPTLWCCRAALVPMLEQGSGAIVNVSSVATRGVNRVPYGAAKGGVNALTACLAFETAERGIRVNATAPGGTEAPPRRIPRNAAEQSAEEKVWYQQIVDQTVQSSLMKRYGTIDEQAGAILFLASDDASYITGVTLPVGGGDLG, encoded by the coding sequence ATGAACAGATTCACCCACAAGGTCGCCATAGTCACCGGCGCCGCCCAGGGCATCGGCCGCCGCGTCGCCGAACGCCTGGTCGAAGAGGGCGCTCGCCTGGTCGCCGTCGACCGCTCCGATCTGGTCCACGAACTGCAGGACGAACTGGGCCGGCGCGGCGAGGTGCTGACCCTGACCGCCGACCTGGAACGCTTCGCCGAGTGCGAGCGCGTGGTCGCCGAGGCCGTGAACCGCTTCGGCCGCCTGGACATCCTGATCAACAACGTTGGCGGCACCATCTGGGCCAAGCCGTTCGAGCACTACGCCGAGCACGAGATCGAGGCCGAAGTGCGCCGCTCGCTGTTCCCCACGCTGTGGTGCTGCCGCGCCGCGCTGGTGCCGATGCTGGAGCAGGGCAGTGGCGCCATCGTCAACGTCTCTTCCGTAGCCACTCGCGGGGTCAATCGCGTGCCCTACGGCGCAGCCAAGGGCGGTGTGAATGCACTCACCGCGTGCCTGGCCTTCGAGACCGCCGAGCGCGGCATCCGCGTCAACGCCACCGCACCCGGCGGCACCGAGGCGCCGCCCCGGCGCATCCCGCGCAATGCCGCCGAGCAGAGCGCCGAGGAAAAGGTCTGGTACCAGCAGATCGTCGACCAGACCGTGCAGAGCAGCCTGATGAAGCGCTACGGGACCATCGACGAACAGGCCGGGGCGATCCTCTTCCTGGCTTCCGACGACGCCAGCTACATCACCGGCGTGACGCTGCCGGTGGGTGGCGGCGACCTGGGCTGA
- a CDS encoding LysR family transcriptional regulator produces MELRHLRYFQAVAETLNFTRAAERLHIAQPPLSRQIQQLEELLGVELLERGRPLRLTEAGRFFYEQSGTLLKQLENICDNTRRIGLGQRQWLGIGFAPSTLYAVLPELIRELRADSELELGLQEMTTLQQVEALKAGRIDIGFGRIRFDDPAIHQQVLREDPLVAVLPTGHPLLGAPVSLEQLSREPFILYPANPRPSYADHVLALFANHGLSIRVAQWSNELQTAIGLVAAGLGVALVPASVQQQHRPDIGYASVLEPEAVSPIVLSRRAGDVSAMVQRCLALIDQVNR; encoded by the coding sequence ACATCTGCGGTACTTCCAGGCGGTCGCGGAAACCCTCAACTTCACCCGCGCCGCCGAGCGCCTGCACATCGCCCAGCCGCCGCTGAGCCGGCAGATCCAGCAGTTGGAAGAGCTGCTCGGCGTCGAGCTGCTGGAGCGCGGCCGGCCGCTGCGCCTGACCGAGGCCGGGCGCTTCTTCTACGAGCAGAGCGGCACCCTGCTCAAACAGCTGGAGAACATCTGCGACAACACCCGGCGCATCGGCCTCGGCCAGCGCCAGTGGCTGGGCATTGGTTTCGCGCCTTCCACCCTCTATGCGGTGTTGCCCGAACTGATCCGCGAACTGCGCGCCGACAGCGAGCTGGAGCTGGGCCTGCAGGAAATGACCACCCTGCAACAGGTCGAGGCGCTGAAGGCCGGGCGCATCGACATCGGCTTCGGCCGCATCCGCTTCGACGACCCGGCGATCCACCAGCAAGTCCTGCGCGAGGACCCACTGGTGGCCGTGCTGCCCACCGGGCACCCTTTGCTGGGCGCGCCGGTCAGCCTTGAGCAACTGTCCCGCGAGCCCTTCATTCTGTACCCGGCCAATCCGCGGCCGAGCTATGCCGACCACGTGCTGGCGCTGTTCGCCAACCACGGCTTGAGCATCCGCGTGGCGCAGTGGAGCAACGAGCTGCAGACCGCCATCGGCCTGGTCGCCGCCGGCCTGGGCGTGGCGCTGGTGCCGGCCTCGGTGCAACAGCAGCACCGCCCGGACATCGGCTACGCCAGCGTGCTGGAGCCCGAGGCGGTATCGCCCATCGTGCTCAGCCGCCGCGCCGGCGACGTCAGCGCCATGGTCCAGCGCTGCCTGGCGCTGATCGACCAGGTAAACCGCTGA
- the benC gene encoding benzoate 1,2-dioxygenase electron transfer component BenC, with protein MSYSIALNFEDGVTRFIDANAGETVADAAYRQGVNIPLDCRDGACGTCKCFAEAGRYDLGQEYIEDALTEEEAEQGYVLTCQMRAQSDCVVRVPASSDVCKTQQASYQAAISSVRQLSESTIALSIKGESLSKLAFLPGQYVNLQVPGSDQTRAYSFSSLQKDGEVSFLIRNVPGGLMSSFLTGLAKAGDSLNLTGPLGSFYLREIKRPLLLLAGGTGLAPFTAMLEKIAAQGSEHPLHLIYGVTNDFDLVEMDKLADLAARIPNLTYSACVANPDSSYPQKGYVTQHIEPKHLNEGEVDIYLCGPPPMVEAVSAYIREQGITPANFYYEKFAASAA; from the coding sequence ATGAGCTATTCGATCGCACTGAACTTCGAAGACGGCGTCACCCGTTTCATCGACGCCAACGCCGGCGAAACCGTGGCCGACGCGGCCTACCGCCAGGGCGTGAACATCCCGCTGGACTGCCGCGACGGCGCCTGCGGCACTTGCAAGTGCTTTGCCGAGGCCGGCCGCTATGACCTCGGCCAGGAGTACATCGAAGACGCACTGACCGAGGAAGAAGCCGAACAGGGCTATGTGCTGACCTGCCAGATGCGCGCCCAGAGCGATTGCGTGGTGCGCGTGCCGGCTTCGTCCGATGTCTGCAAGACCCAGCAGGCCAGCTACCAGGCGGCCATCAGCTCGGTCCGCCAGCTCTCCGAAAGCACCATCGCGCTGTCGATCAAGGGCGAGTCGCTGAGCAAGCTGGCGTTCCTTCCGGGGCAGTACGTCAACCTGCAGGTGCCGGGCAGCGACCAGACTCGCGCCTATTCCTTCAGCTCGCTGCAGAAGGACGGCGAGGTCAGCTTCCTGATCCGCAACGTGCCGGGCGGGCTGATGAGCAGCTTCCTCACGGGCCTGGCAAAAGCCGGTGACAGCCTGAACCTGACCGGCCCGCTGGGCAGCTTCTACCTCCGTGAGATCAAGCGGCCGCTGTTGCTGCTCGCCGGCGGAACCGGCCTGGCGCCTTTCACCGCGATGCTCGAGAAGATCGCCGCGCAGGGCAGCGAGCACCCGCTGCACCTGATCTACGGGGTGACCAACGACTTCGACCTGGTGGAGATGGACAAGCTCGCCGACCTGGCCGCGCGCATCCCAAACCTCACCTACAGCGCCTGCGTGGCCAACCCGGACAGCAGCTACCCGCAGAAGGGCTACGTCACCCAGCACATCGAGCCCAAGCACCTCAACGAAGGCGAGGTGGACATCTACCTGTGCGGCCCGCCGCCGATGGTCGAGGCGGTGAGCGCCTATATCCGCGAGCAGGGCATCACGCCGGCGAACTTCTACTACGAGAAATTCGCGGCCAGCGCGGCCTGA
- the benB gene encoding benzoate 1,2-dioxygenase small subunit: MSRYETVRDFLYREARYLDDKDWDSWLELYAHDATFWMPAWDDRDELTEDPQREISLIWYGSRGGLEDRVFRIKTERSSATMPDTRTSHNISNIELLGEEDGLLRVRFNWHTLSFRYKTTDSYFGTSFYTLDLRGENPLILAKKVVLKNDYVRQVIDVYHI, encoded by the coding sequence ATGAGCCGCTACGAAACCGTGCGCGACTTCCTCTACCGCGAAGCGCGCTACCTCGACGACAAGGACTGGGACTCCTGGCTGGAGCTGTACGCCCACGACGCCACCTTCTGGATGCCGGCCTGGGACGACCGCGACGAGCTGACCGAAGACCCGCAGCGGGAAATCTCGCTGATCTGGTACGGCAGCCGTGGCGGCCTGGAAGACCGCGTGTTCCGCATCAAGACCGAGCGCTCCAGCGCGACCATGCCGGACACCCGCACCTCGCACAACATCAGCAACATCGAGCTGCTGGGCGAGGAAGACGGCCTGCTCCGCGTGCGCTTCAACTGGCACACCCTGAGCTTCCGCTACAAGACCACCGACAGTTACTTCGGCACCAGCTTCTACACCCTGGACCTGCGCGGCGAGAACCCGCTGATCCTGGCGAAGAAGGTGGTTCTGAAGAACGACTACGTCCGCCAGGTCATCGACGTCTATCACATCTGA